In the genome of Zygosaccharomyces rouxii strain CBS732 chromosome G complete sequence, the window ACCGAAAACAGGATTGTTCTCTAAAGGTGGTGTTCTGTACATTGAAACGTTTGTTGCTGTACTGCTGGAGACACTGGCATGGCTCCGAGCCCTACGATGGTCTGGAAGTTCGGCTCCGCTAGTTGATCTATTATGATTTATATTTGGTGATACGGATCCAGAATGAACATTACTGTCACTTTTACCTTTAGGAGTGGTACGATGCATGGAAGGTGATCTCGGAATACTAGCCTTTTCATTGGTAACCCCCCAACCCGTGTGAGTATCACTTTCAGCTTTGGTAGTTGCATCAGAAATGCTATAGTtcgatggtgaagatgggAATGCAGAGAAACCTAGCTTCTCTCTGTTGTGAGAAGGTGGAGATGAAGGGATAGGTTTTGGATCCAATATGCCAGTTGTtcttgatttcaaattgtgaACCAAGTGTTTAGATTTCATGGACAGTGATCTACCTAGTTTACTGCCACCACCTTTAGATTTCTCTTCAGCAATTAAGAAATTTGGGGCTAAAttattaccaccagtagAGGATCCTTGTAAAGTACTAGCAGTACTTGCTGATGATGGATTTCCTGGTGTTGAAATACTTGAAATTGAACTTGGTGGTTGTCTTGGTGAATGTGCATGTTTAATCGAAGAGCTTGAAGATGATGGCTTAGGAGAGTATCTGGGTGAAGACTTTACTGTAGGTGTATGTCTAGAAACACTAGTTTTAGGCTGTGGTGATGTTAGTTTATTCTCTGGTGGGGATTTTTTCTCTGGCGTAGATTTGATCTCTGGGATGGCTTTGGTTTCGGACCAAGAAGATTGTGGTGCTTTAATCTTACTTGGTGGAGATGCAGGAACATCATCCAATCCCAATGTTAGGgtatcttcatcctttttCTGCGAGGGCAAATTCAGTGCTAAACCTTTATTTTCTAGtggtttcttttcttcttcttcagtgAGTTCACtaatatcatcatttgaaagatccggtatcaattgaaattgctTTCGCTGTTTAACTTGTCCTAATCCCTCTTCCATATCTTGAtcgtcgtcatcatcatcatcatcatcatcgtcttcGTGgtcgtcatcatcatcatcgttgACTACCATGCCATGTCTAAATCGAACTGGAGATTTAGCCAAATGTTCCGAAGAATCTTGATTTCTCAAAGGAGTCTTACTCAAGCCCCCTATACTGTTACGCAATCCAAATGCATCTGGTTCCTCTAAAGTTGAGTTCAGAATATCATCAATGGATACCTGTCTATGATGACGATTCTTACCCTTCGTAGCAGGAGCAGCAACACCATCTTGTTGATTTTCCTTCGCAGCTTCAACCTTCTCTCTTTCCGAACCCAAGGATTCCTGGGTGCTTGCTCTTGAATCCCGCGTTTCTATTGGGTTGCTATCTTCATTTGGATCACCCGAGACCTTTGAATCGATATCATCTAGGTATTGTGAAATGACACTCTCACTATTGGATTTCATCGATCGTTGTGGTAAATCGTACTGGGGTCTCCTGGGGCTCTTTACAGGTATACTCGGTGGTGTGCTCAACTCTGGTGGTAGTTCAGGTAAATCTTTCCTTAATCgtcttttcctttcttcGTAACACTTTCTTTTGGCTAATAGTTTCTCATGACAAGATATACAGAATAAACCTTTCCTCGTCTTTGCATATCTCAAATCCCTAATCTTACTACTACATTTACAACACTTGAAACATTCCGAACAATAAGCTTCAttcgatgatgataatataATTGCTAAATCATCGATCTTCTTACCACAAGATCGACATGCATCTGAGCAGTCGAAACATATCAGGGTGCCTGTGCCTAGCACAAGGAAATCGCTATCACAGCTTAAAGGTTTTTCACAACGATAACATGAAAAGCAGTGTGTATGCCAGCGATCATCACCTAGTTCATAAGCGTGCCCAGAtgtaatttcatcttgacACCTAAcacaatttggaaattggTTACCATTGGCTGTTGTAAACTCTGTAAGGGACGTAcctaaatccattttacTGGTaaaaggatgaaaaaaaaaaggtcTTGAATGAAACCAGACGTGCAGGAAAAGATGCAACTATctaaaattaattttgatCCCCTGCTAGATCTTATCCATAAGGATTCTTAAAAGTTTTTTGTAATATGTCTTCATTCTGAAACATTTTTCCTCTGTGACGAAACGAGATTCCAAGATCAACGCCTATTTTAAGCTTCACCAGCTAActttaaaaattcttgaatgtAGGAACTTAAATTGAAGCTAAATCCCAACAAAGTattcaaattggtgaattCGTCTCACGTCGTCATCTTGAGCTTTCAAATCCTACTTTTGGTGTTAAAATCGCTGGTATACGCGTAGAGGAAGACACAGGCTCTTGAAACAACCAGTATTATACTATAACACTATACTGAATACCGTATACTTACAAACTACATAAGTTATCCGAGTAACACATACAAATTAATaaaaattagaagaaaaaaaaaaaaaaaggaaaaaaaagcaCACAAATACGGCAACATACGATCTCAGTTCTCGTTACTCGTTTCCACCTCAATTCCAGCCTCCTTTAGCTTTTGTCTCAAggattcaatttctttataGGCTCTACCTAATTCGTCTTGTAACCTTTCATTGGCAGTCGACAGTCTTGATTGGTTTTGTTCACTCAGTAATTTCTGTAGAGTCCATTTGTCAATATTTGCACTTTCagtttctttcaatttttggataTATTCAGCTGCTCTCGCCAGTACTGTCGCCTTACTAGACTCTTTAACAGGTAGCAATTCGCTTAACTTATTAATTGCAGTATTGATATTTTCACGCCGACGTCTTTCCACTTCCTTGTGAGAATCCTTACGCTGTTTCCTCCATTCATCTGAGCCCGTAGCTGCTGGAGCACGTCTTGCACGCCTTGCaaacatcttcttctcatcatcgTCGACATCGTCATCAGCGCCGGCTGCATCTTCCAAGTCTACATCTGCAGACCCACTACCACTACGTGCAGAGGTGTTACCACCAAGACCACTCTTGATAGATCCACTACTACGTCTGTGTGATTGCTTACCGCgattttcatcatcatcgtccTCAGGAACGTGGTCTGGATCCTTTATTTGGTCATCGACatcctcctcctcttcctcatcttcctcttcgtcttcaccaccttcgTTGTCACCAGCTCCACCTTCAGCACCGGTATGCGCATGCACACCAGCACTTCCGTGATTCTCTGCaccttcatcgtcatcgtcatcgtcacCGGCACCACCTGACTTGCCCTCATCACCAGGATGTTGAATCAAATCACCATAGGCTGCATGcgcaacagcagcagctgTAGCTGCTGTCTCGTACTGTTGTGAGCCACTCTGTGCTTCACCTTCGTTCAAAAGCGCAGCATCAATGTTATCGTCCTGTTTTTGTCTCTTGATAGACTCGTCGTCCTCTTCACCGTGTTCCCTCTTTGACATACTAAGCAGTTGCTTGTTATCCTTATTGTATCTTTTGGTTGTGTGTTTGAAACGTGAAAACCACGTGGAGTAATCCTTGTTGCCTTTTTATACtaaaaaatttgacaaatGATCAAATGGGggttcaaatttttgttgTGTTCACAAGGTTCATGTGCTTTGATGGCTTTTCACTTCTTAGTAAGAAACACTAACCCATCACCCTTTCAACAAATGATGTTTGCGATTCCCATTAGGTTAATAACTACGGCGACACGAACGACGTAAAtggaaataaaaaaaaaaaaaaaaaaaaggcaCTCGTCGCGATGGGCATGTGCCAGCATCAACAGTCGTAGCCTGTAAGGTATATCGTCAGCACGTCCCGTGAGATTAGCGTGATGACATGGCTCTTGCAGACGACGAAGGTGCTATGCTTGCAGGCACTTCCAGGTGGTTGTGTTGTAGACGACGCTTCTTGGGTCGAGAGGTAGCTTGGCTGCGTAGTGAGACTGATGAATTCTGATGGGCCATTGAGGTGCTCTGTTGAATGCTGTGGTTACTGCTTGACACGGAAATATCGCTCAtctttcttgtaatttgaGCAATGTTATTATGGGCTGAGGGAGCGGTTGGTGATTCCGCGATGTCTACCATAGATCTTGGCTTTGTAGGTTCTTCAGCCGAGGGGCCACTTGTGTTTATAGAACCGGCAGTACCATTCGTACTTATCTGAGAAGCGGGTGCTCTTAGCTCAGGTGCGTTCAATGTAGGTTCTTCCTCTGGATCCACGCAGGTTTCGATGGATTGGAACCATGGGTCGTTGAATAGGTCTTCCATTGTGTAACGAGTTGATGCCTTAGGGTCAGCCAACCTCCAGGCTACTCTAGCAGCATCTGAACTGTTAAAATTGCGTGCTAAAAGGTATTCGGCACCTGGACCTGGTCTATGACAGCCCTTGTCTCTAAAATGGgaattttggtaatggACGTACTGTTCGTATGCGGTCGCATAGTCTCTGTATCTCGAATCCACATTACAGGATTCGAAAAATGGCAGGACATTGTTCACTAGTGACATTAAAATGATACCCAGAGCGTATGAATCCATAAGCAGTGGGTCAAAAGGTTTTTGAGCAGATTGGGGGaaatttttcttcgaaTCATAGACCATTACCTCTGGAGGTGCATATGGTGAGGAACCGATCATACCTTCGCAGGTCTTGACGGGGCTGTTGGGATCCTGGGGATCAGTATGATACCAATCAGAAATACCAAAATCTGTCAATTTACAAACACCATCGTGAGTCAGTAGGACGTTTTcaggtttcaaatctctgTGAGCAATACCTTGCTCGTGACAAAACTTGACACCATTGGCAATTTGTTTGAAGATACAATATTTTTCTGATAATGGCACAGTACGCCATCCGCTTCTTTCCATTAATTGAAATAAATCTTTGGCACAAATCTCAATGACAAATCCCCAACCGCGAGTTGTGTATGTCGTCGTAGGAACTTTAACCAAACAGTATGTGTTGGCAACGTGAACACTATGTGAAAGATGCTTACCGATCACGAATTCTTTGGAACAGcgtttgtaaaatttctcAGGGGTTTCATCATAAATCAtgtttaatttcttgagTGCATATAGATTCCTGGGATGATGAGAGCTACGAATCTTACGCACCTCACTAGACCCACCTGATCCTAACGCTTGATTATCACTATCGAAAGTAAAATTATCCGTTAAGGCAACGCTAATTTGCTTCATATCCTCAGGTAAAAAGCCATTTGGGTCTGAAATCGGTAGTGGTAGAACTCTGACATGGGCATCACCATCATGCATGTAAAAACTCAAATCGTTGTTCCCATGTCCGCCATTCATAGATCCACCATTTCTTGGATTGTTTAGCCCGTAGGGGTTATAAACCATCTTCTCATGACTCAGGACTGGATGCGAAGCTTGACGAGCAGGATGTTTCTTGTCACTTGAGTGGGTATTCCTACGTGCAGGCACCCCTGAACGTTGTGGATCTTGATGTGCAGCAAAGGGATTATGATTATGAGCCATTATGTTTTGTAAAGATGCTGAGGAGTTCGCAGGTTTCAGATTATGAGGTGCATTAGGCACTGGTGTCCCTTTCTTAGAGGCAAATGATGCTGATCTATTACGACCATTTTTGTCTGGTGAATCCGCTCTTGATGAACCCCCACTTGCATGATTCTTACCTTCAGCGTGTTCTTTCAACTTTTTACCTAACGCTCTAAATGGGTTCATAGATTCAGCTTTTTGCGGCATATTGGCTCTATGGTGTGCTATATCGTAAAAGGTGTAATATACTGAGTAGGTATAGTTAGAATCGTTGTAGATTATGAGTTAATAGTTATGATTTATCGCTCTAAACCACCCCACCGCTAAGTTATCCAAAGACCCTGTGAAAACAGTTGaaaatttgccaaaaaaTGAAGCAGACACTACCAATGACAATGATAATACTTCCCAACGATTAGAGATGATTAAAAGGCCTATTACGTACCCTGTCTACTGGCAAATGTTGAAACTTTTAAGTTTTAGTTATAAGTGCAAACGAATTCCTAATGCGTCGAATacaaattttttgaataaACTACAAGAACATGTGCAAGACTAGTATTACAAGTTATAGAAACCACCTCGTGGGTTTTTTAGGCCTCTTTCTTGATCCTGGCTTATGGCCTTTTAGTTAAATTTGACAACTATGTTAACTATTATTCTGGTCATGCTAAGCTGGTTCTTGTACCGGTTTCCACGGAACCCTCGCCGTTGGGCATCTGCCCATCACGGTTGTCTTGGAAACGGTCATAGATGGACCGTAATTTGTATAACTCGTGCGTGGAAATGCTTGATTTAGTCTCTTTAGCGGCATCCAGGAGGTCTTTCAAGGATATCTTTGGTTTAGGTAATTTTTGATCTGTGGTCCCTTTACCATACTGTAAGTCACTATTCTGCTTCGAGGTGAATAACCGTACATTCTGTAACAAAGAGGACGGATCCCCGCCATTTATCACCGAATGAACTATATCTTGAGTTGAATCTTTGTCCTGATTTTGATCAGCTTCTTGTGATTTTTCATGCTCATCTAACTCTCTGTGTACTGCTTTCAAATATGCGCTGTAACATAAACCTTGTAAATCTGCACCTGTATGTCCCTCTGTTTGTTGTGCAACTGGATACAAATCTGTTCCCTGTAAGATATCCATCTTGGAAGTTATAGCCCTTAAAATATCATGACGATCTACTAAACTGGGTATATTGCACAACACACTTTTGTCGATTCTACCAGGTCTAAGTAGTGCAGGGTCGATCAGGTCCGGCCTGCTCGTTGCCGCTAACACATAGACACCATCGAGACCTTCTACACCATCCATTTGGGTTAAAAGTTGATTAACGATTCGGTCAGTAACACCAGTAGAATCATGGCCTCTTTTGGGGGCAATGGAgtcaaattcatcaaagaataaaatacAAGGTTTAACACTTTGGGCTCTTTCAAACAATTCACGCACATTTTGCTCACTGGCGCCAATGTATTTATCTAAGATTTCTGGACCTTTGACAGTAATAAAGTTAAGACCACATTGTTGAGCCACTGCGCTTGCCAACAGAGTCTTACCACAGCCTGGGTATCCATATAATAGAACACCTGAACGTAGTTGTAGGGGACAGTTGGCAAAAATGGGCGCATACTTAACCGGCCACTCCAATGTTTCCAAAAGCAATCGCTTTGGTGCTTTCAGAGCTCCAATATCGTCCCATTTTACGCCTGTACTCTTTGTCAATTTAACGCCTTGTAATGAAGACGGAGTAAAACTCTTTAAGGTCTCTTGAAATAACTTTTTGTCAAGCAATCCCTCAGAATTTTGATgactttgaagaattgtcAGATTGTAAAACATCTTTTCCACTAATAACTCAAGATCTAGAGGTGAATATCCCTCTGTCTCCAATGCTATATCACGAAATTGTAAGTCGTCAGCTAACTCCGTATGAGtctttttgataaaaaattgaatcataTTAGTTCTACCATCAGTATCTAGCGCCTTGATCTTGAAGGTTTCACTAACAAAATGTTTATCGAAAAAGCTTCCATTCAATTCATGCTTATTCTTATCACAAATAACTACACGAACAGCCTCAGAAttctttcttgaaatcattTGGATGCCATGAATTAGAGTCATTGCCAGTTTAGTAGATGTGGGGCCACCTCTTTGCAATTGTGCCTGTTGTTGGGGATCCTCTGATTTCATGTTGGGGAACAACGTGCTAGCATTATCCAACAATAGTACGGAAGGGCCGTGCCAATAGCAGAGAGAACAACAGTCCTGTAAAAACTGTTTCATACGAGTCAAATTCGATGATTCCATTAGAGAATCACAATCCACATATTTCACATATTTCCCATGTTTTAGTATAAGTTCCTTAGCTAATTGTTGCAATAACGTAGTCTTACCCATACCACTTCCACCTTCTAACATTGCACAACTGGAGGGAGTTACTGGCAATGTCAAAAAATTGGACAATTGCTTGATGAGATCGGTGGTTACAAGGCTATCTAACTCCATAGATTTCTTGACAAAAGTACTTCCTTCTAATTTATAATTTAATTCATTGAGGGGTAATTTTACTTCTTCCAATGGCAAGTATTGCCAATTATCACCAATTGGATTCTCATTAAAATCTGTTATTATGGGATGCTTACCACTATTTTCTACAAGCAATTCAATGGTTACATTTTCCTTTGCAAAAATCATTTTATGAGTTAGGACAGTTGTCTGTAATTTGCCCATTAGATCAAGGATGGTCTGTGAGGGTCCCTTTTgcaaattggaagaatgTAGCACTCGACGTTTATCCCTTTTAGCggcttcttcttcacttaCTAGagatttcaccaatactttcacagaatttgaagaatcatTTGCGAAATTCTGACCAAGACAAAATTCTATCTTCAGTTTGATCCCATTTTCAGGAGCAGTACAGAGACAATCCCATACCAGTGGCGAAAGCATTATGTGACCAGACGGTACCGTACCGTCTATTGCCACTGTACATGCAATATCACTTGCATATTTGCCAGATGCTTTCTTAAGCGCCTGAAGATGCTTCATGTCAAGAGAATTGTAAAGAATAGAGACTAATGCGTATTCAGATTCTAACTCACCAGGATGAACCCTTGCTTGTAAGCCTTGTAATTCCGTACTATCAGTAGTGATAATGGTTCTCCTCAATCTAGCTACGGTATCCATTGGTTTGTTCAATTCTCTGGctttaacattttccaCTGGATGTCTAGCTCTGTTCTCTCTCGGAGCTATAACAATCAAAGAACCAGTATTGATTCTTGCTGACTTTAGAGTTTCTGGAAATATTCTGTTAATTCTGAACTTCGATACCACATTATCTATATAACATATCAACACTTCCCCTACAGTGACTATCCTCGTCTggtgtaaaatttcatcttggaAAAACATTGAATTACTCTCGATAATTTCCCAATCGTCACTACTCTCTGGCTCTACATGGACCTCAGTAGCAGTCTGACTAGCTCCATATTTACAAATAGTCAAATCCACTAGAGAACCCATCACTAATCCAAATTCTCTGGCCAAAATAGGATTTATATCAATGGTAGATTGCCCATTAGCATATCCCTGTGATTCGTATCCATCCCATCCAGTGTGTAGGATTTCTTTACTTTCTCTAACGATACTGATACCAAACTCTTGTATGGAAATACCTGTAGATTCTAATGTTTGTACTATGGAACTGGGCAATCGAACGAAATTTCCCTTGATATCATTGGCAGATACGACCCTTATACCGGAGAAATGAAGTTCACCAGCTTTAGATGCGGTCATTAGGGATGTATTTCCTCTGACACGcttgattcaatttcagtTCACTGGATTCCGTTATCTCAAGCTTCGGGTTAAGTGCTTAAGAGTTTACTGAAAACTTCAAgatacatatatatatacatatgCGGGTGTGGATGATCGAAAGCTGAAGTGCTGCCCATTGTAACATTATTGGTCATGGCCATTAAATTTATATTATGCTTCAACAAGCAAGGTATTGTTAGGTTGGTAAGATGGTTTGAGCTTTCCGCTAGTGAAGCTCAAAGAACACAAGACGTAATGGTTCA includes:
- the RGA1 gene encoding GTPase-activating protein RGA1 (uniprot|Q9P8F2 Zygosaccharomyces rouxii rga1 Pheromone response protein) yields the protein MDLGTSLTEFTTANGNQFPNCVRCQDEITSGHAYELGDDRWHTHCFSCYRCEKPLSCDSDFLVLGTGTLICFDCSDACRSCGKKIDDLAIILSSSNEAYCSECFKCCKCSSKIRDLRYAKTRKGLFCISCHEKLLAKRKCYEERKRRLRKDLPELPPELSTPPSIPVKSPRRPQYDLPQRSMKSNSESVISQYLDDIDSKVSGDPNEDSNPIETRDSRASTQESLGSEREKVEAAKENQQDGVAAPATKGKNRHHRQVSIDDILNSTLEEPDAFGLRNSIGGLSKTPLRNQDSSEHLAKSPVRFRHGMVVNDDDDDDHEDDDDDDDDDDDQDMEEGLGQVKQRKQFQLIPDLSNDDISELTEEEEKKPLENKGLALNLPSQKKDEDTLTLGLDDVPASPPSKIKAPQSSWSETKAIPEIKSTPEKKSPPENKLTSPQPKTSVSRHTPTVKSSPRYSPKPSSSSSSIKHAHSPRQPPSSISSISTPGNPSSASTASTLQGSSTGGNNLAPNFLIAEEKSKGGGSKLGRSLSMKSKHLVHNLKSRTTGILDPKPIPSSPPSHNREKLGFSAFPSSPSNYSISDATTKAESDTHTGWGVTNEKASIPRSPSMHRTTPKGKSDSNVHSGSVSPNINHNRSTSGAELPDHRRARSHASVSSSTATNVSMYRTPPLENNPVFGKLTNSSAKSHHRNFSWQAANEVVKEEDSSASQEADITNNSESSENEHFLKKELAEAELSLRRVKLELRELESKKRHLTSDVDHLKTTKEGLTRDIEGLKSEKERYILESLGQLQHQQQREQREPHHPQREQSQREQTQREQTQREQPQREQPQREQPQREQPQNHSQQSNSTVPQQQHRQQSQQHLQTPSLTNSGLSGNKQDISIDDISPPRQADTASIARPASKPRFWKIFSGGGKQAATPTHTPQHQNYSSQPAANSSTGAASIHNGGSNNNSKLEISNPVLQNPHEFSDMKLFPITNSNSESSSRTSPSRSDGSMLYGSNLVSRCAYEQNDIPMIVTVCVSHIESNENYMKAEGIYRKSGSQLLIEDIEKAFADCYAKPSPEVLKLMSEDIHAVASVLKRYLRKLPNPVLTFQIYEPLIKLVREHRLLNTLPLKSGGNTDKNPLYLNALESVTKILKNLPREHYDLLRYLSRHISKITSYSEWNLMNLYNLSLVFAPGLIRDYNGDKDILDMKERNYIVGFLLGNYKDIFD
- the PTK2 gene encoding protein kinase PTK2 (similar to uniprot|P47116 Saccharomyces cerevisiae YJR059W PTK2 Putative serine/threonine protein kinase involved in regulation of ion transport across plasma membrane enhances spermine uptake), yielding MPQKAESMNPFRALGKKLKEHAEGKNHASGGSSRADSPDKNGRNRSASFASKKGTPVPNAPHNLKPANSSASLQNIMAHNHNPFAAHQDPQRSGVPARRNTHSSDKKHPARQASHPVLSHEKMVYNPYGLNNPRNGGSMNGGHGNNDLSFYMHDGDAHVRVLPLPISDPNGFLPEDMKQISVALTDNFTFDSDNQALGSGGSSEVRKIRSSHHPRNLYALKKLNMIYDETPEKFYKRCSKEFVIGKHLSHSVHVANTYCLVKVPTTTYTTRGWGFVIEICAKDLFQLMERSGWRTVPLSEKYCIFKQIANGVKFCHEQGIAHRDLKPENVLLTHDGVCKLTDFGISDWYHTDPQDPNSPVKTCEGMIGSSPYAPPEVMVYDSKKNFPQSAQKPFDPLLMDSYALGIILMSLVNNVLPFFESCNVDSRYRDYATAYEQYVHYQNSHFRDKGCHRPGPGAEYLLARNFNSSDAARVAWRLADPKASTRYTMEDLFNDPWFQSIETCVDPEEEPTLNAPELRAPASQISTNGTAGSINTSGPSAEEPTKPRSMVDIAESPTAPSAHNNIAQITRKMSDISVSSSNHSIQQSTSMAHQNSSVSLRSQATSRPKKRRLQHNHLEVPASIAPSSSARAMSSR
- the PEX1 gene encoding AAA family ATPase peroxin 1 (similar to uniprot|P24004 Saccharomyces cerevisiae YKL197C PEX1 AAA-family ATPase peroxin required for peroxisome biogenesis contains two 230 amino acid ATP-binding AAA cassettes upregulated in anaerobiosis Pex1p and Pex6p interact via their N-terminal AAA-cassettes), encoding MTASKAGELHFSGIRVVSANDIKGNFVRLPSSIVQTLESTGISIQEFGISIVRESKEILHTGWDGYESQGYANGQSTIDINPILAREFGLVMGSLVDLTICKYGASQTATEVHVEPESSDDWEIIESNSMFFQDEILHQTRIVTVGEVLICYIDNVVSKFRINRIFPETLKSARINTGSLIVIAPRENRARHPVENVKARELNKPMDTVARLRRTIITTDSTELQGLQARVHPGELESEYALVSILYNSLDMKHLQALKKASGKYASDIACTVAIDGTVPSGHIMLSPLVWDCLCTAPENGIKLKIEFCLGQNFANDSSNSVKVLVKSLVSEEEAAKRDKRRVLHSSNLQKGPSQTILDLMGKLQTTVLTHKMIFAKENVTIELLVENSGKHPIITDFNENPIGDNWQYLPLEEVKLPLNELNYKLEGSTFVKKSMELDSLVTTDLIKQLSNFLTLPVTPSSCAMLEGGSGMGKTTLLQQLAKELILKHGKYVKYVDCDSLMESSNLTRMKQFLQDCCSLCYWHGPSVLLLDNASTLFPNMKSEDPQQQAQLQRGGPTSTKLAMTLIHGIQMISRKNSEAVRVVICDKNKHELNGSFFDKHFVSETFKIKALDTDGRTNMIQFFIKKTHTELADDLQFRDIALETEGYSPLDLELLVEKMFYNLTILQSHQNSEGLLDKKLFQETLKSFTPSSLQGVKLTKSTGVKWDDIGALKAPKRLLLETLEWPVKYAPIFANCPLQLRSGVLLYGYPGCGKTLLASAVAQQCGLNFITVKGPEILDKYIGASEQNVRELFERAQSVKPCILFFDEFDSIAPKRGHDSTGVTDRIVNQLLTQMDGVEGLDGVYVLAATSRPDLIDPALLRPGRIDKSVLCNIPSLVDRHDILRAITSKMDILQGTDLYPVAQQTEGHTGADLQGLCYSAYLKAVHRELDEHEKSQEADQNQDKDSTQDIVHSVINGGDPSSLLQNVRLFTSKQNSDLQYGKGTTDQKLPKPKISLKDLLDAAKETKSSISTHELYKLRSIYDRFQDNRDGQMPNGEGSVETGTRTSLA
- the CBF1 gene encoding Cbf1p (some similarities with uniprot|P17106 Saccharomyces cerevisiae YJR060W CBF1 Helix-loop-helix protein that binds the motif CACRTG (R) — protein: MSKREHGEEDDESIKRQKQDDNIDAALLNEGEAQSGSQQYETAATAAAVAHAAYGDLIQHPGDEGKSGGAGDDDDDDEGAENHGSAGVHAHTGAEGGAGDNEGGEDEEEDEEEEEDVDDQIKDPDHVPEDDDDENRGKQSHRRSSGSIKSGLGGNTSARSGSGSADVDLEDAAGADDDVDDDEKKMFARRARRAPAATGSDEWRKQRKDSHKEVERRRRENINTAINKLSELLPVKESSKATVLARAAEYIQKLKETESANIDKWTLQKLLSEQNQSRLSTANERLQDELGRAYKEIESLRQKLKEAGIEVETSNEN